One Odontesthes bonariensis isolate fOdoBon6 chromosome 12, fOdoBon6.hap1, whole genome shotgun sequence genomic window, agtaaactctattagagtaactgtcataatttctaccttgtatttttaagattcagtaagaactacagcttcttaagtaaaattaaaaattgtATTAActtaatacatgaattatgggggaagagtaagttttacttaggtttcttcatacaatttaaatgtttaatagttgtatgtacataaacctagaaatactacataaactttactctgaaagtgtatcgctaaaatctactaaattacttcataacagcaaatactacagatatatcaaatttacttaaaattttgagtaaaatgatgttcctgcctatgaaaaacaagtagactttacttaatttgtttaaataaatataacttaaaacttagatgtaattaagtaaatgttacttaatatcttaaaaactgttatgttttatggtaagtaaaatttacttgatactggcaagtgagtgttacttgatattgcagcattaaatattacttaaatcatttgagtgcaaatacttgcaaatggttttttaagtaaatcttatgagttgtttttttcagtgtaggcAAAACCTTTGATTTTAAAGTTATTTACATATAGACATAGTTTTTAATCCCTTTTGTCACCTTGGTTTTTCTCttataaattttattttatgctctttgccctcttttttttattctattaatTTGTAGTACTTTGATATTTTTACAATGTAAAATGTattataaataaagtattttattagtaatattattatcattattattaggtAACGCTAATAGCTTAGGAAATGAAGATGAAGTACTTCAGCTTTTAATGAGTTGTTGCTGTTCATTTTTTAACTGAATGCTTTCTAGTTGAACAGTTACATTCTGTAAATCAGATAACTCAGCTGTATGGATATGGTGTGTTTTCAGCCCAACCCGGTCCTCTTCTCACTCTCATTGCTACACTGAATGTTGTGTACTACACTCAGTGAGTTAACATtacattatcggcatgtttctgaaAAAGTCTCCAAGTAAAATTGTttaattaaaattaatataTACTAAATCTGTAAATATAGTAATTAACgatacacatgcattactataAGTtatgcagttaaaaaaaaaaaaaatagatttttccACTACAGTTGATCAAAAATCATTGTTTACTAGCATCTGCAGCTAATTATCAATATCTATAGAGAGCTGGAGTGTTTTTGGTATGACTGTTGGGATATTTTAATTATGTTTGCGTTTACTGTAATAAATTATACAACAGATTTTGCCCAGGTTTTATTGACAGGCAGGCATGTAGCCAATGTATAAACATACAGAAACTAACCATTCAGCAACATCCCATTGAAGCCCTGATGGTTGAACATCTCCAGCAGCTTCTTAACTCCACTTCAAACTGATTTAATTCCACGGTTCTGTCAGGAGTAGTCGCTGACATCACCAAAAGTTGTTTCACAATGTTTCAGTAGGGGTCAGACAAGGGCTACTATGCTTAAACCAACagatattttgaccaaagcctgtctcGTACATCTCATAAAATCTCTCTAAAATCTCAGaaaattgtgtcaaattgtTATTGAGCATAAAAAAGCATTATCTATCACCTTCGATGGGTTTCAGTGTAACTGATGCTGGTGTGGTGGGCTGCAGCAGCATGGCTCTTCGCATGCCTTGTATTGGCTCTTATATCCATTTGAAATTCAGGTTGTGTTGGCTGTGGCATTTGGGCCGGAGTGTTTTTGTGCACCTTCACCTTCCTAGTGGTAGGGATGTGGCTTACTGCTTCACCTTCCTCCCCTGTGTGGTGAAGCTGTGCCTTATCTCCCAGGCGTGTTGTGGTGCTGGTGGTCCCAGCTGCTTTTGTCTTGTCTCTGCGCATCTTtccctctgtctccacctgtaATTGCTGCGGGTCGTCACCtgcactgatctgtaggtgctgTCGTTCAGGCTTGAAATGTAGGTTTCGTGTCCAGCCAATGCAAAGAAATTAGTCCATGTCTAACCCATATGCTATGAACAGGATCTGAGGAGCTTTACTTAGATTGCTCGTACTGAAGTCCTGATTTGGTGTTCACTTGTATTTGggtttatttgtttaattttattctgagaaggtgttgcATGTTTAATTTCTTTAACCCAATTTAAGACTCAATTGCTGTTTTAATTGTCTGATTCTGACCATTTGTTCATTTAGCTGGGGTTGGTGGAGTTATCAAGTTTTATAactacttttggattttatTACAGTGAACTACAACTTATTTTAAActctaaagcatattttgtcaggttgtaaggttagtctgtcacaaggccggtatacatggcgacatgaccaagtattaagaagcttagctgcaggtattgaagataaacgaaggcaggtaaacttaggagagtccaaggtgaagagagttgcaattcagtttgttcaagagggggagaaagttaaaaagacgataaggaggcatggcagcttggaggatgcttgtgattgggagatgcaggtagatttaggaaataagcttgttgttccccaggaaatagcctctacaaacctaaggcctgatatagtcttgtggtctaggagtagaatgagagtctatttcatagagctgactgttccttgggaggaattagtagcggaagcatatgaaaggaaaaagcttagatatgtggagttgggggcagaagcagagcagcgaggatggaaggttagaatctgtccagtggaagtaggatgtagaggatttcttgcaaagtctgttgtctcattgttgagggagctgggtgtaagtggacagagtgtgaggaaaatagtgcaggaggtttcagataaagcagtaaaatccagccagtggatttggattagaagatgcaatagcagctgggggcccagcagggggggcacttagggtaaacagacttttgaaaaagcaaagaagaagttcaagctatttaagtggagggtttggcacatgtgatccttttgaaaccaggcggccattttgggtgagttggcttggagtgagttgtatggatttgtttttgctggcattgttagtgattataggattgtttaggtgagtttgtctgctgaatctgctagtgtgtcttgtccttcctccacctctggcaccctctatattttcattacccctacccgaaccagggtttgaatcccattcctgcttttcttacctcttttatttcttcccctacccgaaccagggtttgcatccccaccccgctgtgactggtgtgcagttggtgagagtgagttgtatggctttgtttttgctggtattttagtgattataggactgtttaggtgagtttgtctgctgaatctgctagtgtgtcttgtccttcctccacctctggcaccctctatattttcattacccctacccgaaccagggtttgaatcccattcctgcttttcttacctcttttatttcttcccctacccgaaccagggtttgcatccccaccccgctgtaactggtgtgcagttggtgagaggctgaggtagattatggttgttgtggtgtgaggggcagtgttggctggcattaggggggtgactctgggacgccagtggtcattgtctagcctcctggaggtgttgtgggcccaactagacgaaacactgatgaaaggaggttcccacctgatgactccaatgatatgttggtcagcactgctcattgatctatataatacggagtgtaggaattattcactgagtctggtcctttattttattttattttatttttattttctttagcacaagtttcttgtatTTATATTGAATAAAGAACAGTTCAAATAAAAGATTTTATGTAAATAAAGACATTACACTGGAATCACATCTGTGGGTGTGCTTACAAACCTAGGTGCTTTATGCTTACCTTTAATTTCTTGGGGGTGGAAACATAACCTCCAGGTGGCGTTGTCATACAATCTATAACATTAGTATTTGTAtattaaagaaaacataaatccCCCCCGCCACActtctttctgcagttatttttgTTTCCTGTGTTTGTTTCACATCCGTTCTGAGTTATGTTGATTTGCCCTCTGCTCGGTTTCCCTATGCTCACCACTTTGCACTTCTCATCGCCTCCTTCAGTATATTCATACTCTTTGGTGTCCCCTGCCAGTTGCTTGATCATCATCTTTTATTTGCAGTGTGTCATTCCACAGTCCAAGTTAAATTCTGTACCTGTTACATTTTACTCTGGTCTTTTGGGATCACCTGCCTCAGCTATAACTTTGATTATAacattttttctactttttcacTCCTGCCAAGTAGGGGTAAAGAACAGAAATGGGCGTTTGTCAGTTGGACATTTTTTCAATCTCTTGGATAAGCTAAAAGTCCTCTTTGCAATAACTTCATTGAATGGGAACTGGTTTCCAACAGGAAAATATTGTTGAGAAGCTTTACTATATAGCTTTTTCTATATCTATTTTCATAATGTCTTTGTAACACTATATAGAGAATAAAGTAATTGTTTGTGGTGGTTAAGACAAACTTTTACCAATTATCACTAGTTGTACAGTCCATTGATAGAATACACTATAGTAACAAAAGTATTcattcacccatccaaataattaaaatcaggtgttccaatcactttcATGGCCACAgatgtataaattcaagcacctaggcatgcagaatgcttctacaaacatttgtgaaagaatgggtcgctctcaggagctcagtgaattccagcgtggtaccgtgaTTGGATGCCACCTGTGGAACCAGGAGTCCAGTCTGAATCttcctcgctactaaatattcTACAGTCAACTGTCAagggtattataacaaagtggaagcgattagGAATATCAGCAACCCAGTCATGAAGTGgtaggccacgtaaaatgacagagcggggtcagcaaatgcttcatggaatgggccgatggccgagcagctgcatccaagccatacaccaccaagtgcaatgcaaagcgtcggatgcataGCAGGGCCAAGCTCAAATCATTGCAGTGGCAACTAGCAATGACACTTCCAGTGGCAAGCTGAGCTGCTACAGCTTTGCAGAGGCAGCTGCCACAGGGTGCCACATGGTGCCAAAGAGTGCCAGAGGATGCCAGAGCAGCTGTAAAAGCCTGTAAGATGCTGCCACAGTCATGCCAGGACTGCTGCCGCTGTTTTTGGAGCCAACGCTGATTATCCGCGAAACGGGTTGTCAATGTAGTTATTAGCCATAGCCTGTTACTCAATCATTACTTTCAGATGATGATGTAGTTATTGATTATtctttgataaaaaaaagtcttgggGGTGGTcagtggcatagtgggttgagcaggcgccccatgtacagaggctacagtcctcgctgcagctgaccccggttcgagtcccgcatcggacggccctttgctgtatgtcattccccctctctcagcCCCCTGCCGCCTGTCTCTCTTCAGCTGTCCTTTAACAAACAGTCAATTTATTATAGAGCATAAATGGTTACTGTTGGCCGTAACCATGCTAAAAGCAACAGCACACTAAGATGTTAACTTGCCTGACCCTCTTCTCTCACAACTCTACACACTCACAGGCCTCACACTTGACCCTGCCACGCTAATCTTCTCATCCAATCCCATACCTGTcataaccaaacacacacacaaagcatcACAGACAGGCAATATTCACAGAAAATGAAAATGCCACTGCCTCAAGCTTGAGCTTGCTGTCTCTAcgaatgcagtggtgtaaagcatgCAGCCACTCTAGAACAGTGGATGTTGTGCCCTGTTGATTCTATTTAGATTTAAGTATGACTGGAATGAGTAAAATCCAAATAATGTACTGTATTTGAGAAGACACAAAGAGGCTAAGAACGCTCAGGAGACTGTGCAAACAATTTTACTCAGGTACTCATCTGTACCGGGTGAAGTATAAGtccaaaaaaagggggaaagagCAGAGGCACTCTGAGATTTTTGTAATATAAAAAAGCCTTTTATATAGCATGGCAAGTTGGTTAAAAACACAAGGCCTTGTGTTTTTAACCAACTTGCCATGCTATATTAAAGGCTTTTTTATATTACAAAAATCTCAGAGTGCCTCTGCTCTATCCCCCTTTTTTTGGAAATGTACTGTATTTGCTAGATAATATGAGGTGTGTGACTATGACAAAAAAGTGTATTCATATATTTACTTTTGAAtgtattaaaataatttatttcctTTACTGATTTGTTTCCACTGAAGTTAACAGGGTTGGGGTGATAGACGAGGATTGACTGGTTTCCTGTTTTGTCAACTTGGGTTGCATGTTTGATGTTATCAGTTACTGTAGTTAGTATTGTTGAAAGACAAGTTCGTTTTGATAACCTTTCTTGTTTACAGACAAGTATTATCAGATTACTTTGATAATTAAGATTGAAATTCAATCCCAGAACTGAAATGCAGTTTTTctgaaatgcagaaatgaaATGCAATGTTTCTGTATAAATTAAGGGCAAAtttcatgatgtctgattgcaACTGACATAAATGATATATTCTGATATGAAAGTTAAGATAACACTGAATCTAAAAATATGTATATCATGTTTGTTAACAATTTTTAATTgagtttatttgttaaaaaggaATGAGACTCTTGACACAAATTGATTGGACCTGTGCTATAAGTTTTCAAGTGCCTTAATTATGTGTGTGTCATAGCCACTTTATTACAACTTTTCATTTAACTCTCACAGTTTGACAAGCTCTACTTTGAGTTTACGATaatgtttttaaagttttaagaaAGTATTTGAGAGGATTTACAGTCTAAAATTCTATAGAGAGCTACATACAAAGGAAGTAATAATTACATAAGTACATATTTTCATGACTTTGCTATTCCATCAGcaaacattcatccatccattttctatacgttcttaatccaattcagggtcacagaGAGGCTGGAGGGTTAGGGTCACAGCTGCCATTGTCAAAAACTAGGTACGCCCTGTATGCgtcaccagtccatcgcagggccaacacagacacaagacaaaCAATCATGGGTCAATTTGGAATTTCACTCCTTGGGTCAATTTGGAAtcatcaattaacctaacatgcatgtctttGGACTGTGGAAGGAAGCCGGATTACCTACACATACATGGgaacatgtaaactccacaaagctggGCATTCAAAAACCAGGAATTTTTTTGCAGTGAGGCCACGTTGCTAACCACTCCACCACTGCACAGCCCCCATCAGCAAACAGGGATGTTAGAAAATCAATAGACTGAGCCACAGATCCACATAACAGCGTACATTTGGCTGAGTGCCagatagcctgggcgaaagccgactgttgactctgtcaaacagtctgggaaaacccaagaggaatccgtttccatggaaggcgggaccttacccagcaacttaaattcattggagtaacggagttcccttaaccaatcataatgtcgaaatgacgttggttatgcgccgaggttcatgcttactctcgcgaggctctagctcgcgaatcacgcttcccacatccgctttcattataccggtaccatttgagaaatcaaacttttcccaaagccagttggaaggagagcttcgacatccttgccactaacaaaattgacgaggcatttctcttgctctcgttttaattgtgcaatgatctccagagttgagacaacttcatggatagcttctagcgttcttccgtcgccatgtttatttctgctgcggttgaactacaattacatggactacaatggactccgcgcgtgagttctgcgtcaccactcgcaactgtttgctgattggcaaaacactgagcgaaccgaggtagggggatttggccagactatgtgcggagccaaaatctttgggcggaagtacgtaggatggcgtcgccaggctaagtGCCAGACAGATCCAACATGACTTTATTGACGACTTTAATCAAACAAAGATTGGTGTGTTTCTGGGATGTAATTTAAGAAATATTCTACTACACATCAGCTATGTGTCACTGCTACAAATTAATGCCTCTAGAATGTAGTACCTAACACGTAACTTTTATAATATGAAATCACAGTAATCTTACCAGTTTGACTATTTTTGTATATCCCCAATACACACTCTCCTAATTCTGGTCAAATCCCGATACAAAGCATAAAAAACACTTCCAACCTTCTCTGTTTACATTTTTCCACTAAACTCACTGCCATGTTCCCAACAATTGTAAAAAGAAAGATTGATACATCTTCAACTGCattctttttaattttcaatCCTCTGAAGGATTGTACAGCAGGATTTCTGGAGTAGTCCTTTGTCTCCTAAAACATGGGCATGTCACCTTTTGACGTCATATATTAGGGCAGTCTTTAAGATATAAGATTCCCATTATGTCagatttatgtatttatatctATTCACAGCtgtcatgttaaaaaaaaaaaaaaaattaatgttaCAGATAATGTACCTGCATGCTGTATATTTAAGATCAAGACAGCACTCTAAGCACAagcagtgtgtgtttgatggTGTGTCATAGCATTGAAAATATAGCCTGGACCTATCCAAATCATTCCCTTCCCAATAATGGCACAAAAGACAGTTTTCAGTGTTGATTTGAGCAAATTAAGAGGGTATGTGACACATCTTCCTGTCCCAAACAATCTCTAACATTTCTGTAAAAATTTAAAGTGGTTTGGAtcccaaaatttaaaaaaaaacactctcaCAATGCAAGTATACACAAAAATGGCTCTAAATTAAAATATTTGACCATATGGAAACAGATGTCTTTTTTAAGATAGAAAACAAACAACTTACCCAGAAAAATGATCGTCTGCTTCCTTGCTGTCTTGACTGTTGAGCTTTCATGCTTGCGTGTTTCTTCGATGGCTTTATCCAAGGATCCCAAAGGCTTATGCAGGACCAAAATCATTGCATGGCACATGAAGGCCACGCAGATCAACACGATCATGTAGACGATGAAAGCCAATAGCAAACTGACCCTGTACATCACCCAGTGCTCCCTAAGATTGGTGCAGAAAGTCAGATTCTGGACGGGTGTGTCTTGTCGGAAGGGTATGTATCCCTCTGTGCCTGTAGCAATCAGCAGTGGCAGGGCTACGAGCAATGATGCCACCCAAGCAAATGTGATGAGGGCAGAGGTACGTTTTCCAACCAAGGCTTTGAAGCGGAAAGGGTGACAGATGGCAACATAGCGCTCAAAGCTAAGTGTGGCTACATTGAGGATGGTGGCATAACTGCAAGCCTCGAACAGGAAGTTGTAGATTTTGCAGGAAATGTTACCTGATGCAGACGTGAAGGGGAACCAGATAGCGCTGTAAAGCTCCACTGGCATGCCAATAAGGAGCACCAGTAGGTCAGAGCATGCAAGGCTCACCATGTGGTCGGTTACGTTCTTCTGCAAGTAACCATTACGCTTCAGCACTTGTGTTACTCTGATAGTGACTGAATTACCCACAATACCAGTCACCAGCACGAGACTATAGAGTATGGTCAGGAAGATTTTAACGGGGTAGTTTGGCTCAAGTTTACTCCAGTCTTTGTCTACTACTATTCCAGTTTCTTCACTCATGCTTGCAGAGTGGTGAGCCAAGATTTTCCAGGTATTGATCAGCTTATCAGCTCTGCTGGGCGCAGTCCCTGTGATTTGAGCCAAGATCCAGAGGTGAAAGCTTTTTCAAGATAACAACTTGTACTGAAGACTTCTCTTTGCATCGAATTTATCCTGATTCTCTGAGGAGTGTATCTCAGtagatggaaaataaaaatcacaataAGCATAAACGCTCAGTTGAAAATACTAGGACTCTTTTACACTTTCTGTTATGTTCTTCATACTCACTGTCGCAATGAATTAAAAAGTCAAGTGTGTGGTTCCAAGCC contains:
- the gpr39 gene encoding G-protein coupled receptor 39, whose translation is MSEETGIVVDKDWSKLEPNYPVKIFLTILYSLVLVTGIVGNSVTIRVTQVLKRNGYLQKNVTDHMVSLACSDLLVLLIGMPVELYSAIWFPFTSASGNISCKIYNFLFEACSYATILNVATLSFERYVAICHPFRFKALVGKRTSALITFAWVASLLVALPLLIATGTEGYIPFRQDTPVQNLTFCTNLREHWVMYRVSLLLAFIVYMIVLICVAFMCHAMILVLHKPLGSLDKAIEETRKHESSTVKTARKQTIIFLGLIVGSLMVCWLPNQIRRLMMAALPKSEWTPSYFGSYIILHPVADTFFYLSSVLNPFLYNLSSRQFREVFVQVLRCHLTIEHINKRTVQHSHAESARSLRPLLLKSLRRNKASHTTLGQEKNATTFTTFQVQSDSGVASNDQMSNSLNKESDSVHKIQRDVPSETEI